TCCTGATGCTGATAGTAACGAAGCGCACCTTGACCCGTCAACGCTTCAATACGACGCGTACCTGCCGCAACGCCTGCTTCGGAAATGATCTTGATCATACCGATCTCCATCGTATTCGTAACGTGCGTACCACCGCAAAGTTCTTTGCTGTAATCGCCTGCGCTGACAACACGAACAACATCACCGTATTTTTCACCGAAGAGTGCCATCGCACCTGCGGCTTTGGCTTCTTCTTGGCTCATCAATTCGATCGTAACAGGATGGCCCTGACGAATTACATCGTTGACTTCTGCTTCGACTTGCGCAAGCTGTTCAGCCGTAACCGGTTCAAAGTGCGAGAAGTCGAAACGGAGGCGTTCACTGTCAACAGCCGAACCTGCCTGATTGATATGAGAACCAACGACACGTTTGAGAGCTGCCTGGAGCAAATGCGTTGCTGTATGGTTGCAAGCTGTCATGCGTTTTTTCGCAAGTTCTACTTGAAGCTTCACATCATCGCCCACACGAATAACGCCTTCTTGTACATAACCTACATGGTAGATCGTACCATCAGGCAATTTTTTCGTCGTTTCTACAACAACGTTACCCGTCGTACCAACGATCATACCTGCATCACCGATCTGACCGCCGCCTTCTGCATAGAAGGACGTTTCGGAAAGAATGATGCCGACTTCCTGACCATCATGTGCTTCCTGTACGTTTTCGCCGTCCGTCCACATCCATACGACTTTCGATTTGGTTGCCATTTCGTTATAGGACAAGTTTTCCGTCTGCAAGCCTTTGAGGTCAGGGATAGCAAGACGCTGGTTTTCTTGGCGAGCCGCACGCGCACGTGTTCTCTGTTCTTCCATTTTCTGATCGAATACGTCTTTGTTAAGCGACATATTCTGTTCTTCCAAGATCTCTGCCGTCAATTCCCACGGGAAACCGAACGTGTCATACAATTTAAATGCCAATTCACCATCGAGAACTGTTTTGGATGCTGCTTTGAGATCGGCAATATATTTTTCCAATACTTCAATACCTTGCGCAAGTGTTGCCTGGAAGCGTTCTTCTTCCTGCTGAATGATCTTGCGGATATAATCTTGTTTTTCTTTGAGTACCGTATAATGGTCGCCGAACATTTTAACAACGACGTCAACAGCACCTGCAAGGAAGATGTCATTGATACCAAGAAGTCTACCGTGACGGATCGCACGACGGATGATACGACGAAGAACATAACCGCGACCTTCGTTCGACGGCAAGATACCATCGGAGATCATGATCGTCATGCTGCGTGCATGGTCGCCGATAACTTTAAGCGATACATCCGTTTTGAGATCTTTGCCATACTCTTTTTTCGCCTGTTCAGCGGCATAAGCAATGATCGGGAATACCAAGTCCGTTTCAAAGTTGGACGGTTTGTTCTGAAGAACCGATGCAATACGTTCAAGACCTGCACCCGTATCGATATTTTTCTTTTCAAGCGGCGTATAATTGCCTTCTTCATCGCGGTCGAACTGCGTGAATACCAAGTTCCAGATCTCGAGATAACGATCGCAGTCACAACCGATCGCACAGTCCGGGCTGCCGCAGCCACGTTCTTCACCAAGATCAATGTAGATCTCCGAGCATGGACCGCAGGGACCAGGACCGATCTCCCAGAAGTTGTCTTCCAATTTTACAACGCGGTCAGGCGATACACCGATCTGTTCCGTCCAGATCTTGTATGCTTCATCATCCGTCGGATGGATCGTTACCCAAAGTTTGTCGATCGGGAGTTCGAGTTTTTCTGTGAGGAATTCCCACGCCCACGTGATC
The window above is part of the Selenomonadales bacterium genome. Proteins encoded here:
- the alaS gene encoding alanine--tRNA ligase, with product MKFMTGNELRNAYLEFFKSKDHLVLPSYSLIPENDPTLLMIGAGMAPFKPFFTGKMKPPHTRISTSQKCVRTGDIENVGRTARHHTFFEMLGNFSFGDYFKVEAITWAWEFLTEKLELPIDKLWVTIHPTDDEAYKIWTEQIGVSPDRVVKLEDNFWEIGPGPCGPCSEIYIDLGEERGCGSPDCAIGCDCDRYLEIWNLVFTQFDRDEEGNYTPLEKKNIDTGAGLERIASVLQNKPSNFETDLVFPIIAYAAEQAKKEYGKDLKTDVSLKVIGDHARSMTIMISDGILPSNEGRGYVLRRIIRRAIRHGRLLGINDIFLAGAVDVVVKMFGDHYTVLKEKQDYIRKIIQQEEERFQATLAQGIEVLEKYIADLKAASKTVLDGELAFKLYDTFGFPWELTAEILEEQNMSLNKDVFDQKMEEQRTRARAARQENQRLAIPDLKGLQTENLSYNEMATKSKVVWMWTDGENVQEAHDGQEVGIILSETSFYAEGGGQIGDAGMIVGTTGNVVVETTKKLPDGTIYHVGYVQEGVIRVGDDVKLQVELAKKRMTACNHTATHLLQAALKRVVGSHINQAGSAVDSERLRFDFSHFEPVTAEQLAQVEAEVNDVIRQGHPVTIELMSQEEAKAAGAMALFGEKYGDVVRVVSAGDYSKELCGGTHVTNTMEIGMIKIISEAGVAAGTRRIEALTGQGALRYYQHQEALLKQAAAILKTREEDVPARIEALIEQNKATEAALHDVMNKMQKDSAAELLNDVKEVGGVKYIIAQVEAGDMDGLRNTADMIRDKVENVVVVLGAVQQEKVSFVVMADKSAVKAGIHAGNIIKEVAKVAGGGGGGRPDMAQAGGKQPAKIGEALAKAEEMICAQIG